A genomic stretch from Setaria viridis chromosome 1, Setaria_viridis_v4.0, whole genome shotgun sequence includes:
- the LOC117834383 gene encoding putative protein phosphatase 2C 23 produces the protein MATTMENLEQIHQTLGDIDARVPDALRVALGLGYRASPTPAPGEDDEVADFAASLLQPPATDDGAGDRGPTEHDAAAPRIDWASCYVPLHDHDAHFGNTKAGVLGVADGVGAYAESGVDAGAFSRGLMTNASAEVAALEPGAHVCPRALLERAYDETAASGAPGASTAVILSLAGNALEWAYIGDSAFAVLRGSKIVFLSTPQRHLSRTSLKKLRFSSTAARRKQRLFSSSDPPFQLSAAGEHSDSVLDAKAGQLAVRAGDVVVVGTDGLFDNILEEQLELAVQMGTRLGFSPKNMADIIAGVAYERSNQTSSKRLRKGKPDDITVLIAFIVQSDL, from the coding sequence ATGGCAACGACGATGGAGAATCTAGAGCAGATCCACCAAACCCTCGGAGACATTGACGCCCGCGTCCCTGACGCACTCCGCGTCGCGTTGGGGCTCGGCTACCGAGCGTCTCCCACGCCAGCTcccggcgaggacgacgaggtcgccgacttcgccGCCTCCCTGTTGCAGCCGCCGGCGACGGACGACGGTGCCGGTGACCGCGGCCCCACGGAACACGACGCCGCGGCGCCGAGGATTGACTGGGCGTCATGCTACGTGCCGTTGCACGACCACGACGCGCACTTCGGGAACACCAAGGCCGGCGTCCTCGGCGTggcggacggcgtcggcgcGTACGCGGAGTCCGGCGTGGACGCTGGCGCCTTCTCCCGCGGTCTCATGACGAACGCCTCCGCGGAGGTTGCGGCGCTGGAGCCCGGCGCGCACGTCTGCCCCCGCGCGCTGCTGGAGCGGGCCTACGACGAGACGGCCGCGTCCGGTGCGCCGGGGGCGTCGACGGCGGTGATCCTGTCGCTCGCAGGCAACGCTCTGGAGTGGGCGTACATCGGCGACAGTGCCTTCGCTGTGCTTCGGGGCAGCAAGATCGTGTTCCTGTCGACGCCGCAGCGGCACCTGTCCCGCACCTCGCTAAAGAAGCTTCGCTTCTCCTCCACTGCCGCCCGGCGGAAACAGcgtctcttctcctcctccgaccCGCCGTTTCAGCTCAGCGCGGCAGGCGAACACAGCGACAGCGTCTTGGATGCCAAGGCAGGGCAGCTCGCGGTGAGGGCTGGGGACGTCGTGGTGGTCGGGACGGACGGGCTTTTCGACAACATTCTCGAGGAGCAGCTGGAGCTCGCCGTGCAGATGGGCACCAGGTTGGGCTTCTCGCCCAAGAACATGGCGGACATCATCGCCGGCGTCGCTTACGAGAGGTCAAATCAAACAAGCTCAAAGCGATTGCGCAAAGGGAAGCCGGACGACATTACCGTTCTAATAGCATTCATTGTCCAATCCGATTTGTGA